In the genome of Calditrichota bacterium, the window TGGCGCAGTCGGGTTACATTATCGACAATGATCCGTGCGGCATAACCGACATCCTCGGCGGTTGTGCTACGCCCTAATGTCAAGCGAAGCGACGCCTGAGCCAACTCCCGGGGGACTCCCATTGCCAGCAGGGTGGATGATGGTTCTTGACTGCCCGATGCACAGGCTGATCCCGACGACGCTGCAACACCCTCAAGGTCAAGCGCAACCAATAACGCCTCCCCATCGATGCCATGGAAGGATAAGTTAAGATGTCCCGGCAGTCTGGCGTCAGAGTGCCCGTTCAGTCCGGCATCTTCGATATGATCGAGGATACGGGCGTGAAGTTCATCTCGTAATGACTTCATCCGGTTCGATTCTTCAGCCATCGCCGACTCGGCCAGCGACGCGGCAACTCCAAGTCCGACAATGCCTGAGAGATTCTCGGTACCCGGACGGATACCGCTCTCCTGATGGCCTCCCAACTGGCGCGGCTCGATTTGAATTCCATCGCGAATGTAGATTGCACCTATGCCTTTCGGCCCGTATATCTTGTGCCCGGACAGCGACAGCATGTCCACTCCCAAGGCTTGCACATCGACCGGGATCTTGCCAAAGGACTGCACCGCGTCAGTGTGAAAGGCTATCCCCCGCGGCTTCAAGATTGCACCGATAGCGCCCAGCGGGTTGATGGTCCCGACTTCATTATTGGCGTGCATCACCGAGACGAGGATCGTTTCCGACTCGAGGGCGCATTCAACGGCTTCGGGAGCGATCATCCCAAATGCATCCGGTTCGGCAATACCGATTCTAAAGCCTTGTGCAGAAAGAGCCTCGGCAGCACTTCTGACGGCTGAATGCTCAACGCCGCTTATGACGATATGTTCACCGCGATGGTGGTTGGCCTTGGCATATCCTATTAGAGCGAGGTTATCGGCTTCGGTCCCGCCGCTGGTGAAGTGAACCTCCTCCACCCGACAATTGAGCATTCGCGCAATCGACCGACGCGCGGCATCTATCCCCCCCCGCGCCTCCCGTCCGTAAGAATGAAGCGAGGATGGATTGCCGAACTTTTCCAGCATGAACTCGCTCATAGACATGAGGACGCGTTCATCGACCGGAGTCGTAGCGGCGTAATCGAGGTATATTCGTTGCAGAGGTGTCAAGATACTTTTAGCGCGCGGCAGCATTCAGGTGGGCGAGGAGTCCGGCTAGCGCCCGGGCGCGATGACTCACGGTGTGCTTCACTTGAGGGGGTACTTCGGCGAATGAACACCCCAATTCGACGGACCAAAAGACCGGATCGTAGCCAAAACCAGTCTCGCCAAGAGGCGCGGTCAGGATTCTGCCCTCAACGACACCTTCCCAGGTCTGTTCGATTGCATCGCTTACCAATGCCATCACCGCGCGAAATCGCGCAGTTCTCTGGTTGGGTGGAACACCCTTAAGTTCCAGCAAAAGGAGGTCGATGTTGTCTCGATAGGAAGCATCCTTCCCGGCATATCGAGCCGACCGGACGCCAGGCCGACCGTCAAGGGCATCGACCTCGAGGCCACTGTCATCGGCAAGAGTCAAAAGCCCGCTTCGGGAATATCCTTCGCGGGCCTTGATCAAGGCATTCTCCGCCAGTGTCGCCCCCGACTCACCGGGTTCGGGATACGGTGGGATTTGGTCCGGAAAGACGATCTCCCAGCCCGAACCGTCGAGTATCTCACCTATCTCCCGTAGTTTGTCACAGTTATGTGACGCAACGAAGAGGCGCCGGGATCCTCCGACAAGTGACATTGGCAGTCAGTCGAGATGCACCTGTCTATAAGCCGAGTTTAGCCGCTTCGTTCTCTTCCTTGTGGACTTTGATGCTCTTGGTGTTGAACCGCACCGAGCCCTTGGGAGTAACCGACGGGCGAACTACCTTGTAGTAGTTGAACATTTCAGGCGGCTTCAAGTTTTTGAGCATCTTCTCGGCGAAGGTCTTGGTTTTCGCCACTTTATGTGCTCCTTCCAGTCTTGCTGTGATTGAACCTTACAATATAGACACGATGAGGCATCCGGTCAAGGCCTCAATTGTCCTTGGCATACCCCTGATCGATTCCTTATCGCACCAATGCGATCTTGGCAGTTTTCTGTTCACCGCCGGCGCTTAGTCTAAGCAGATAGATGCCGGCCGGAAGTTCCCCGGCTTCAAGAACGAGCGTGTTCATTCCGGCGGGATACGTGCCTTCAATGACGCTCCTCCAGCGCCGTCCTCTGAGGTCGAAGAGACCAAGTTCGACCGATGCCACAGCATCAAGCGAGAATGTAATGAGCGCAGAACTATTGAACGGATTGGGATGGGCCGATAGGGCGAATCCGGATGGAAGTGCTCCGACCTTATCGACGACACGAAGCGCCGCTACCGCAAGTTCGTTGCCTTCGAAACGGCTTGAACCGGTGGTGTAGTCCGCCGCCAAAGTCCATTCGCCCTCAGGTGCATGCAGTCTGAAGTGAATCACATCGCCATAGCGGGCGCCGTCAACTTCGGGCGTCGTCGGATCGTCTCCCCGTATAGGAAGTCCAATCAACTGGCTTTGCGCAAGATATTCCCGTGCCGGCAGGAGAATCGATCCAACGACTCTTTCGTCCTCCACAAATGCAACCAGTTCGCAGCCGTCCACCGGGACGCCATCGATCTTCTCCAGAAGAAGACTCATATCGACACCTGTCGATGTCGCTTCGAGGCCTGCATGGAACGGCGTTGTCTCCGGGCTTCTTGGAATGCCATTCACTTCCTGTCCGCCAAACCAGACCAACGAATCAGCTTCACGTGCCTTCACAAGGTAACCTTTTCCCCGTCTTAGGTCGGGCATCATGTTGAACCCGCGATCGGGCAGGTAGAAGCGACCACTCGCATCCTTGGCGATAATGATGTTGTCTTGCGAGTTCTGGAAGGCTTCTTCGGCCGGCAGGATGGCTTCCGGAAAGTAGGCAACGAGGTTCCAGCCTCGCCTGAGGGGGATCGGCAGGTCGAAATCGACGGGAATGTTGGTGATGGAGAGGGTGTCGCGCGCGCTCATCCGCACCCAGTATCCCTGCCGAACATCGAAATCAACCATGTTGTTGAATTGGTTCGGCACCAGGAATCGGCCCATCCCGTCCTTGATCAAGGCCACGTTTCCCCGGGATAAAACATCCTGCCAGACGATGTCAAATGCAGGATCAGGCGGAGGAGTATAAGTGGATATTAGACTCCAGCGAGGCTCGAGTGGAATTCTGTGGGGCTCGGGTTCACGTCCGGGGCCAATTCGATATATGATCTCAAATTCTGCCGCAGGCGACGGATGCTCTTCGACATGAATGCCAAGAGTTCTCGTACGCCGTCCCATTAGGGCACCTCTAGGTGCCCTAACATGTAAGTTAATCCAAAGCGTATCGCCCACTTCTATAATCTCCTCTGCAGGCGACGCGCTTAAGAGCGAGTCTTCAGGGTTTATCTGCAACGTCAGGAGGATTCCCCTCAAATCACCCTCAACGTATGTAATCCAGATATTCCGAGTCGCCTCCTCGCCTCTCCTCAAAAGTCCAAAATCAATTGTCTCAAGAGGCGTGTAGGCGATTCCTTGCGGCCCCATATAGCGCCCCATATCGGCACGTGTTCCATCGGGGTCACGCTGCGCATTTGGATCTCCGCTATTCCAACAGGGAGAATTGAGATCGAGCCTGTAATCACCATCTGCGGAGTTGCGAAAGAGGGGGTTGGCGTTGATGACTCCCTCGCCACGTTCCACACCGTTGGTTTGTCCGACATTACTATAGTCAACTTGCGCCGAGCCGTTGGAAAGTTGAATGTCGCCACCGCCATTTCCCCATATGATCGAATTGGAGGCGATCATTCGTCCTCCATTGACCACAAAGATCCCGCTATGCCCACGGTTGTTGGCTATGGTATTGTGTTCGAAGACCAGGGGGAAGGCGTCATATCCAATGAAGACGCCGCCACCAGTGTTGTCAACAATGAGGTTTTGCCGAACAACCGAACGTGACCCATGAACCAGATAGAGCGCCCCACCCCACGTCATAATGCCAGATAGATTGTGACGAAAAACGTTATTCTCTACCGGTGAGTGGCTGCCATCGAGGATGAGCCCGGCGCCATAATCGCCTCTGTTGTTGATGAATTGATTGCCTATCGCAGGCATGTCAGATTCGTAAACCCAGACGATTTCAGTGAAGCCAAAATTGTCATCGAAGTGATTGCCCAATAATGAGCCGCGAGTTCGATAGAAACAGGCGGCTCCACCCATTCCCGTTGCACTACAGAAGCGAAAGTGACAATTTTCAACACGTACTAGTGAGGAATTTGCGTAGAGTGCGCCTCCTCGTGAATTCTCATCTGGATAATTGGCAATCTGGCGACTCCACTCAAAAATGCAATACTGTAGAACATTGTCCTGATTGGAATTGACGATGCGCATTCCGCTCCAGTGCTGGTCACGGTCAGTGCATTTTAAGACTACTGGTCGCTCGGCATCACCAAGTGCGTTGATTCGACCGAAGATATAGATTCTTCGTCCGGGCCTTACTCGCACTTCAACACCTGGTTCGATAGAGAGTGCTTGTCCGGCAGGCACAATGATGTCGTTCACGACAATGTAGGGCGCACCGCCGCGTGTCCAATTGCCGGATACATTTCCTGAGACTTCGGTCTGGCAGTAGAGTGGCAAATGGATAGCAAGAGTGGTGATGAGGGACAGGTAGAAGTGACGCATGGGATACACACTCCAAATAAGAGACCCGATTCAATCTATAATACTTGACTATTTAATCACTTGCAGTTCAAATTCGACCTCGTAGAACCCTCCTACCCAATGGCACCATAGGCGCTCGCAAAAGAATGGATGCGCGTTCGCCATAGTGTTGATAACGGAATTGGCAAATTCAAGGATTCCTCTCTTAAGGCGTCCCTTACGTTCTACTACCTGCGGAGGCCACCACCTGAGTTCTGCTCGAAGCGTCTTAAGATTGACTTGAGGCAGGTAGTTGGGATGGCCGGTCAGGGTATGCATGTCGTGATCATAATGCTCAAAACTACGGGTGCTGTATAGTCGTTGATGGGTCAGGTCATCATAGTAAGATGGATTGGAGAAGTGGGGGAGAATCAAGATTACCGTTGCTCCCGGCTTGCAAACACGATGGAGTTCCGATAACACTGGAAGTTGCTCAAAAATGTGCTCCAGGCAATAACTCGAGTATATCTCGTCAATGCAGGAGTTCTTGAAAGGCATTCTACGGGCATCCCCCAGCAAATCGACGCCTTTGGCTGGAAGGACGTCGAGCCCGATGAACCCTTCCCGCTTGAAATGCGAAGAACCGATGTCAAGCTTGTGAGGAACAATGTTCGGTTGCTCTCTTAGTCCGATCACCTACGTTTCACCGGGTTCAATTCAAAAGTCACTTCATAGAACCCACCCACCCAGAAGAGCCAAGTTCTTTCACAGAGCCGAGGATTGAGATTGGCTAACCCGGAAAGGATACCGTCAAGTAGCCGCAGCATCGTCCTCTTGAGTGGAGAGTGGAACTTGATTCGTCCTGGCCAGTAGGTTAGTCTTGCGTTCAACGTCTTAATATTGATGTCAGGAGTATAGATTGGATAGCCCGCTCGCCGAGCATAGTCCACATCATAATACTCAAAAGTCCGCACCCCGAACGGCCGTCGGTGGGTCATGTCGGCCCAGTATGCTGGATTCGAGTAGTGCGGCACAATGATCGTGATGCGGCTCTCCGGCTTGGCTACCCGGTAGATCTCCCGTATGCATTGGTGCGGGTCGGCAACATGCTCCAGAGTGTGCCGGGTGTGAAAGTGATCAACCGACGACTCCTTGAACGGCAAGTAATGGAGGTCCGCCCGGATATCGACTTCGGGGCCCGCCTCCATATCGACGCCGATGTAGCCCGGCAGTTTGTGGTTTGCGCAACCGACATCGAGACAGATCATTCGGACGAGCTCGAGGCTCGATTGAAGTGGGTGACTATAGAGCACCTAAGGGTCGATTGCTGCATAGAAGCAATATATACGCCTGCCGGTTCCAAGTCAAGTCCGCTTTCTTGGAGGTGCGTGAAAGCCTGTGGGGTGAATCCAGCATCCGGGCCGTATCGCCTTTCGGCGTCCCGTTACCTGCGGCAGAGTGATGTCCACTCCGTCCATCGCCAGAGCTCCCAGAACCGCCATCGCCGCCGATTCCCGATATGACACCGGTATCCCCAACTCATCGCTCAAGTGCACTTGTCCCCGACTGCGGTCTCTCAATTCGGTGTACAGCGCAAGGTTGCAGGCTCCACCGCCCGCCAGGACGACTGCACCCGGGGGTAGTCTTCTTGAGATGACCTCAGCGATCACCGCTGTCACGGTTCGCAAAATAGCACTTGGCGAGCTATCCGGAAGGTCGTCTAAAGTCCCTTTGGCTTCGTCACCGCTGCCGAGCGACCTGCCATCGGCGCCAGTTGACTCCAGTCTCGATACCAGATGCTTGAACAACGACGGATCAACCGCGCCAGCCATCGCGACCGCCCCGTCCTGGTCGAATGGCTTGCCAAGAAGCCTCCAGGCTGCCCCATCCAATAGGTGATTGCAGGGCATCAGATCGCCGCCTTGAATACGCGTGATATAATCCTTTACAGGCTCGCGGCTGCCTCTTGCCGGAAGGTGAGTGAAGTTGGCAAACCCGCCCAGATTAACGATGTTGCGCGGCGTCGATGAATCGCCATATAGGACAAAGTCTGCCAGCGGTGTGATAGGAGCGCCTTCACCATCGGCTGCCAGATCGGCGCCACGCAGATCGAAACAGACTGGCGCTCCAAACTCAACTGCAACCGGCCAGGGATCGATCAACTGCCACGACCGGGGTGGCCGATGATAGACGGTCTGACCGTGCAGGACAATTAGGTCGGGACGGTCGCCTCCCAGCAGACTCTGCAGCCCCTGTCGATGGGCATTTGCAGCATTATAAGCCAGTTCTGAGATTTGACTGGAGGTCATGGATCTTCCATCAGCGAGGCTCCGCATCAACTCGGCATCCGGCAACGCTGCAGACAGTGTCCGTACGATCGTTGCTTTCATAGCGAGCCCCCGGCCTTTGATCAAAACCAGCGCCAGATCGATGCCGTCCATGCTTGTGCCGGTCATAGCGCCGGCTACAAGCCGCTCATGCGGCGATCTCAAGCGAGTTCCTGGCGAAGATGCTCGTAATGCCGGCAGGAATCCTCCAGGCCGCCGTATCTTGAACGTCGTTGCCAAAGAGCGCGATGCTCCCTAATCATCTCCTCGAGGTCTTCCTTCAATCTAACACGCATAGCCGTCCTTTTATGATAATGTCCTCGCCTCAACAACGCCAGCCGAGCGGCAAAGAGGGCTTCCCGTGCGGATTGCCTTAACTCCCGGATGACCAATTCATCGCGAGTCCGAGGCAGGGAAGAAGACAACTCCTCAAGCCTCGCCTCGACTTGAATCCAGTCCTCTGGCAAGCCTATTCGGCCTCTCTCTCCAAACCGCCGGTCCAGTTCCTTGAAGAGTGCGCTCGCATTGCGTATTGGGGTGTGAAGTCCGGAATCGTCTCGCTTTCCGCCGGCTTGTCTGAGGGGAAGATCGGCATCGCCTAACCACGATAGCCACCCGGCTACCTTGCCGGTTGCATCGCCGAAGGCGTGGCGAGATAGTGCTTCCTCGCTCAAAGTCAGCTCGGGGTTCCACATTGCTGCAGCGGATTCAGCCAAACCGATCAATGACACCGGCCATTGTTGTCGATGCCCGGAATCGCCCCAATCGGTCACCAGAAGACCATCGGCTCCGCCCTTTATGCCGGATCGGACTGCTTGCCTAATGTTCTCTCTGCGCTCCGTCGTGCGACCGGTGATAGATCGCCACGAACTCGTGCCGGGACAGACCCACCACTTGAAACCGTGCTCGCTCAGCATTTGTCCCCAATAGTCGAAGTCCGCGTCCGGTTCATACCCCCACGCCAATGCAATCATATCCCTGGGTAGGTCATCGAGTGCTTCCGGATGCGAGAGCGCCATATCGGCCCAAAACAACGGCTGAAACCCTCTCGACATCGCTGCTTCGGCGATCTTACGCACGAAC includes:
- a CDS encoding cysteine desulfurase — protein: MQRIYLDYAATTPVDERVLMSMSEFMLEKFGNPSSLHSYGREARGGIDAARRSIARMLNCRVEEVHFTSGGTEADNLALIGYAKANHHRGEHIVISGVEHSAVRSAAEALSAQGFRIGIAEPDAFGMIAPEAVECALESETILVSVMHANNEVGTINPLGAIGAILKPRGIAFHTDAVQSFGKIPVDVQALGVDMLSLSGHKIYGPKGIGAIYIRDGIQIEPRQLGGHQESGIRPGTENLSGIVGLGVAASLAESAMAEESNRMKSLRDELHARILDHIEDAGLNGHSDARLPGHLNLSFHGIDGEALLVALDLEGVAASSGSACASGSQEPSSTLLAMGVPRELAQASLRLTLGRSTTAEDVGYAARIIVDNVTRLR
- a CDS encoding non-canonical purine NTP pyrophosphatase, translated to MSLVGGSRRLFVASHNCDKLREIGEILDGSGWEIVFPDQIPPYPEPGESGATLAENALIKAREGYSRSGLLTLADDSGLEVDALDGRPGVRSARYAGKDASYRDNIDLLLLELKGVPPNQRTARFRAVMALVSDAIEQTWEGVVEGRILTAPLGETGFGYDPVFWSVELGCSFAEVPPQVKHTVSHRARALAGLLAHLNAAAR
- a CDS encoding T9SS type A sorting domain-containing protein; protein product: MRHFYLSLITTLAIHLPLYCQTEVSGNVSGNWTRGGAPYIVVNDIIVPAGQALSIEPGVEVRVRPGRRIYIFGRINALGDAERPVVLKCTDRDQHWSGMRIVNSNQDNVLQYCIFEWSRQIANYPDENSRGGALYANSSLVRVENCHFRFCSATGMGGAACFYRTRGSLLGNHFDDNFGFTEIVWVYESDMPAIGNQFINNRGDYGAGLILDGSHSPVENNVFRHNLSGIMTWGGALYLVHGSRSVVRQNLIVDNTGGGVFIGYDAFPLVFEHNTIANNRGHSGIFVVNGGRMIASNSIIWGNGGGDIQLSNGSAQVDYSNVGQTNGVERGEGVINANPLFRNSADGDYRLDLNSPCWNSGDPNAQRDPDGTRADMGRYMGPQGIAYTPLETIDFGLLRRGEEATRNIWITYVEGDLRGILLTLQINPEDSLLSASPAEEIIEVGDTLWINLHVRAPRGALMGRRTRTLGIHVEEHPSPAAEFEIIYRIGPGREPEPHRIPLEPRWSLISTYTPPPDPAFDIVWQDVLSRGNVALIKDGMGRFLVPNQFNNMVDFDVRQGYWVRMSARDTLSITNIPVDFDLPIPLRRGWNLVAYFPEAILPAEEAFQNSQDNIIIAKDASGRFYLPDRGFNMMPDLRRGKGYLVKAREADSLVWFGGQEVNGIPRSPETTPFHAGLEATSTGVDMSLLLEKIDGVPVDGCELVAFVEDERVVGSILLPAREYLAQSQLIGLPIRGDDPTTPEVDGARYGDVIHFRLHAPEGEWTLAADYTTGSSRFEGNELAVAALRVVDKVGALPSGFALSAHPNPFNSSALITFSLDAVASVELGLFDLRGRRWRSVIEGTYPAGMNTLVLEAGELPAGIYLLRLSAGGEQKTAKIALVR
- a CDS encoding class I SAM-dependent methyltransferase, which translates into the protein MIGLREQPNIVPHKLDIGSSHFKREGFIGLDVLPAKGVDLLGDARRMPFKNSCIDEIYSSYCLEHIFEQLPVLSELHRVCKPGATVILILPHFSNPSYYDDLTHQRLYSTRSFEHYDHDMHTLTGHPNYLPQVNLKTLRAELRWWPPQVVERKGRLKRGILEFANSVINTMANAHPFFCERLWCHWVGGFYEVEFELQVIK
- a CDS encoding methyltransferase domain-containing protein produces the protein MICLDVGCANHKLPGYIGVDMEAGPEVDIRADLHYLPFKESSVDHFHTRHTLEHVADPHQCIREIYRVAKPESRITIIVPHYSNPAYWADMTHRRPFGVRTFEYYDVDYARRAGYPIYTPDINIKTLNARLTYWPGRIKFHSPLKRTMLRLLDGILSGLANLNPRLCERTWLFWVGGFYEVTFELNPVKRR
- a CDS encoding glycoside hydrolase — its product is MPRRFDRGSGMVALPDRDQLLLLLKPACSEAPDSGFAINTRSSCFTFIKVPRLGSETYHLKIGHYTGGRAKIEVKASQIAGLRYAVATFRQLLHFYGNSLPECTVQDAPAFPVRGVMLDISRDRVPTLEQIHEVVEQLAGWKINHLQLYTEHTFAYRGHEVVWQGFDPFTPEEIEDLDYHCQSVGITLAANQSTFGHMERWLRQRAYMHLAETTGRWRCLGRRMTGPFSLAPADPMSLELVEDLISQLKYCFRSGLLNINCDETYDVGQGRSRALVKREGFGKVYSRFVRKIAEAAMSRGFQPLFWADMALSHPEALDDLPRDMIALAWGYEPDADFDYWGQMLSEHGFKWWVCPGTSSWRSITGRTTERRENIRQAVRSGIKGGADGLLVTDWGDSGHRQQWPVSLIGLAESAAAMWNPELTLSEEALSRHAFGDATGKVAGWLSWLGDADLPLRQAGGKRDDSGLHTPIRNASALFKELDRRFGERGRIGLPEDWIQVEARLEELSSSLPRTRDELVIRELRQSAREALFAARLALLRRGHYHKRTAMRVRLKEDLEEMIREHRALWQRRSRYGGLEDSCRHYEHLRQELA